Proteins encoded within one genomic window of Fibrobacter sp. UWB16:
- a CDS encoding NAD(P)/FAD-dependent oxidoreductase, with amino-acid sequence MFCNNEYDVVVIGAGPGGSVAARNLSRAGHKVLLLEKREKIGYPVRCGEASTKLSDLQTYGPIDEDCIETIINGLYIYGPNGVNIDLAQKGTGIMLNREKFDPWLAHLAANDGVEVVTRARAEFVGDVESGTRLVRVKLGEGAGETTEEVRAKMVIAADGVESRIGRQVGLDCLQKPAFTCTGVDIQVQGILTKPDYLTFWQGHDFINDGYIWSFPKVKSNVTNFGAGFLISNNHGSNVLDITMEWLYKLFPGAQINHVVGGVIPVSSVLKDYTLDRFALVGDAAHHTNPLTGGGIAAAMRAGRFCAQTVHEGFECGNLSKEFLKTYEKRCYDYFGRMHDFEYKFRRFLLNVNKDEQTELYKVLQNFAKHGCKKRAFLQTPVSSAKMLYKFLTFK; translated from the coding sequence ATGTTCTGTAATAACGAATATGATGTCGTTGTCATTGGCGCAGGTCCCGGCGGAAGCGTTGCCGCCAGAAATCTTTCCCGTGCAGGCCACAAGGTTCTCCTTCTCGAAAAGCGAGAGAAGATAGGTTACCCTGTGCGCTGCGGTGAAGCAAGCACCAAGCTTTCGGACTTGCAGACTTACGGCCCGATTGACGAAGACTGCATCGAAACGATTATCAACGGACTTTATATTTACGGTCCGAACGGCGTGAACATCGACCTCGCGCAGAAAGGCACGGGCATCATGCTCAACCGCGAAAAGTTCGACCCGTGGCTCGCCCACCTCGCCGCAAACGACGGCGTAGAAGTCGTCACACGCGCCCGTGCAGAATTTGTCGGAGATGTCGAAAGCGGAACCCGCCTCGTGCGCGTGAAGCTCGGCGAAGGCGCCGGCGAAACAACCGAAGAAGTCCGCGCCAAGATGGTCATTGCCGCAGACGGTGTCGAAAGCCGCATCGGGCGCCAAGTCGGACTCGACTGCCTCCAGAAACCCGCATTCACCTGCACTGGTGTCGACATTCAGGTGCAAGGCATTCTCACCAAGCCAGACTACCTCACGTTCTGGCAAGGTCATGACTTTATCAACGACGGCTACATCTGGAGTTTCCCGAAAGTCAAATCCAACGTCACAAACTTCGGCGCAGGATTCCTGATTTCGAACAATCACGGTTCAAACGTCTTGGACATCACGATGGAATGGCTCTACAAGCTCTTCCCGGGAGCGCAAATCAATCATGTTGTCGGAGGTGTCATTCCTGTTTCAAGCGTTCTGAAAGATTACACGCTGGACCGCTTTGCCCTCGTTGGCGACGCCGCCCATCATACGAACCCGCTTACAGGTGGCGGCATCGCGGCCGCCATGCGCGCCGGACGGTTCTGTGCCCAGACCGTCCACGAGGGCTTCGAATGCGGTAACTTAAGCAAGGAATTCCTCAAGACATACGAAAAGCGTTGCTACGATTACTTTGGTCGCATGCACGACTTTGAATACAAGTTCCGCCGTTTCCTCTTGAACGTGAACAAGGACGAACAGACAGAACTCTACAAGGTTCTCCAGAACTTCGCAAAGCACGGCTGCAAAAAGCGCGCCTTCTTGCAAACGCCAGTTTCCTCCGCGAAAATGCTCTACAAGTTCCTCACGTTCAAGTAG
- a CDS encoding 4Fe-4S binding protein, which produces MKVLVHNRGVCLECAGCVGVCPKMALDMYGLDLQIDQEKCIKCGLCTRACPAGALKIQELNDVL; this is translated from the coding sequence ATGAAAGTTCTCGTTCACAACAGAGGTGTTTGCCTGGAATGCGCCGGCTGCGTCGGCGTGTGTCCCAAGATGGCGCTAGACATGTATGGTCTAGATTTGCAAATTGATCAGGAAAAGTGCATCAAGTGCGGTCTCTGCACAAGAGCATGCCCCGCAGGCGCCCTCAAAATCCAGGAGTTGAACGATGTTCTGTAA
- a CDS encoding carboxypeptidase-like regulatory domain-containing protein: MMNFKILNTAGIFALASIFSACSDENHAGVLTETESGTTIASVVMDGNGSPVVSAKVSLLSANHVAARMAPIKTATTDEDGKYTIDSVAAGDYALQISNTEHTQSAYQTITVEDSKTDLQTLNVPEAKLEENASLELDLGTYDLDKGDTLCITGTLNCTAVSESDLKSGTVKLDEIPPAEFTNIILIRGAGRDTSTRNVKWDFTPGEKLEVSSEFVTITVPEEALSAAKKLNGKKTLESMIVPVTIPTKVKNPVLIDNNGDSLAVFKAENDADSSLYFTAIPSIDAGTYKFTVTSSESVYKTSEISRVFAESKSGLSVTEGDFMNTFITDTTSNSLGISFWIEEDGSKIAEGDSLIIDSKENDVTYRLRVGEKPEQLCANFYRRVSKDSTYTDSFPELGNSYCHNVLDGERHHYAMYIKANHIVIAIDGKTVEDTKMKNAFIIFPGFAIGNHKLTNLTVFSLKQSAIVQADDEGWERLQAWLSAYYLLQK, translated from the coding sequence ATGATGAATTTCAAGATTTTAAATACAGCAGGGATTTTTGCCCTCGCATCAATTTTCTCCGCCTGCTCCGACGAGAACCACGCCGGCGTACTCACGGAAACTGAATCCGGCACGACCATCGCAAGCGTCGTCATGGACGGAAACGGATCCCCGGTCGTAAGCGCAAAAGTAAGCCTCCTCTCGGCAAACCACGTCGCCGCCCGCATGGCCCCCATCAAGACCGCCACCACGGACGAAGACGGCAAGTACACCATCGACAGCGTCGCTGCCGGTGACTATGCCTTGCAGATCAGCAATACGGAACACACGCAGTCCGCCTACCAGACGATCACCGTCGAAGACTCCAAGACCGACCTGCAGACGCTCAACGTCCCCGAAGCAAAGCTCGAAGAGAATGCAAGCCTCGAACTAGACCTCGGCACGTACGATCTTGACAAGGGCGACACGCTCTGCATCACAGGTACGCTCAACTGCACCGCAGTCAGCGAAAGCGACCTCAAGTCGGGAACCGTCAAGCTCGATGAAATTCCGCCTGCAGAATTCACGAACATCATCCTCATCCGAGGCGCCGGTCGCGACACCTCGACGCGCAACGTCAAGTGGGACTTCACCCCTGGCGAAAAGCTCGAAGTCTCTTCAGAATTCGTAACGATCACCGTTCCGGAAGAAGCCTTGAGCGCAGCAAAGAAGCTGAACGGCAAGAAGACTCTTGAATCCATGATTGTTCCGGTAACAATCCCCACGAAGGTCAAGAACCCAGTTCTCATTGACAACAACGGAGACTCGCTCGCAGTCTTTAAAGCTGAAAACGATGCGGACTCGTCGCTTTACTTCACGGCAATTCCAAGCATTGACGCAGGTACATACAAATTCACAGTCACATCAAGCGAATCCGTTTACAAGACTTCGGAAATTTCCAGAGTGTTTGCCGAATCCAAATCAGGTTTGTCCGTCACCGAAGGTGATTTCATGAATACATTCATCACGGATACGACAAGCAATAGCCTCGGCATCAGCTTCTGGATTGAAGAAGACGGCAGCAAAATTGCAGAAGGCGACTCTTTGATTATTGATTCAAAAGAAAACGATGTCACATACCGTCTGAGGGTAGGTGAAAAGCCAGAACAGCTCTGTGCCAACTTCTACAGGAGAGTTTCAAAGGACTCGACGTATACGGATTCGTTCCCTGAACTCGGTAACTCTTACTGCCACAATGTCTTGGACGGGGAACGCCATCACTACGCCATGTATATCAAGGCAAACCATATCGTTATCGCCATCGATGGAAAGACCGTCGAAGACACCAAGATGAAAAACGCCTTCATCATATTCCCGGGCTTCGCCATCGGTAACCACAAGCTCACAAACTTGACCGTGTTCTCGCTCAAGCAATCCGCGATTGTCCAAGCTGACGACGAAGGCTGGGAACGCCTGCAAGCCTGGCTCTCCGCATACTACTTGTTGCAGAAGTAA
- a CDS encoding TIGR02147 family protein, with protein sequence MENYIDIYQFTHFRKYLEEYQAARVQSDPEFTRTGICNMLGLPKTRSYFADVLRGKKVSPRMTAKFIEVLGLNKKAAKYFETMVKLDQAKTETARSAAMEELLHLHPNPQHILDSNTYEYYNHWYHSAMFAILDAMDVTDDLTPVQKRIFPKIPLGKIKDSLSLLEKLGLARKNESGFWKPTKESISSGPYNNAELIKQYQLQCFELSKQALITRPKMPTVMSTLTFSISNNAYKKLESELQEFKAKARRIISEDNEKANGVYQMNLHLFSNLDPEVNA encoded by the coding sequence GTGGAAAACTATATCGACATTTACCAATTTACGCACTTCCGCAAGTACTTGGAAGAATACCAGGCGGCCAGAGTCCAATCCGACCCGGAATTCACCCGTACCGGGATCTGCAATATGCTCGGCCTCCCCAAGACACGCAGCTACTTTGCCGATGTTCTCAGAGGGAAAAAGGTCAGCCCCCGCATGACAGCCAAGTTTATCGAAGTCCTCGGCCTCAACAAGAAGGCCGCCAAGTACTTCGAAACCATGGTGAAGCTCGACCAGGCAAAAACCGAAACGGCCCGCAGCGCCGCCATGGAAGAACTGTTGCACCTGCACCCCAATCCGCAGCATATCCTCGATTCGAACACTTACGAATACTATAATCACTGGTACCATAGCGCTATGTTTGCTATTCTTGATGCTATGGACGTTACAGATGACTTGACACCGGTACAAAAGAGAATCTTCCCGAAAATTCCACTCGGAAAGATTAAGGACTCGTTATCCCTTTTGGAAAAGTTGGGCCTCGCCCGCAAGAACGAATCTGGTTTCTGGAAGCCGACCAAGGAATCCATCTCCAGCGGTCCGTACAACAATGCGGAACTCATCAAGCAGTACCAACTGCAATGTTTTGAACTTTCGAAGCAGGCGCTCATCACGCGCCCCAAGATGCCGACCGTCATGAGCACGCTCACGTTCAGCATATCGAACAACGCCTACAAAAAACTTGAATCCGAACTCCAAGAATTCAAGGCAAAGGCAAGACGCATCATCAGCGAGGACAATGAAAAGGCAAACGGCGTTTACCAAATGAACCTGCACCTGTTCTCTAACCTCGATCCGGAGGTTAACGCATGA